The following proteins come from a genomic window of Acinonyx jubatus isolate Ajub_Pintada_27869175 chromosome C1, VMU_Ajub_asm_v1.0, whole genome shotgun sequence:
- the ERCC3 gene encoding general transcription and DNA repair factor IIH helicase subunit XPB, with amino-acid sequence MGKRDRGDRDKKKSKKRHYEDEEEDDDDVPGNDSQEAVPSAAGKQVDESGTKVDEYGAKDYRLQMPLKDDHTSRPLWVAPDGHIFLEAFSPVYKYAQDFLVAIAEPVCRPTHVHEYKLTAYSLYAAVSVGLQTSDITEYLRKLSKTGVPDGIIQFIKLCTVSYGKVKLVLKHNRYFVESSHPDVIQHLLQDPVIRECRLRNSDGEATELITETFTSKSAIAKTAEGSGGPSTSRVTDPQGKSDIPTDLFDFYEQMDKDEEEEEETQTVSFEVKQEMIEELQKRCIHLEYPLLAEYDFRNDSVNPDINIDLKPTAVLRPYQEKSLRKMFGNGRARSGVIVLPCGAGKSLVGVTAACTVRKRCLVLGNSAVSVEQWKAQFKMWSTIDDSQICRFTSDAKDKPIGCSIAISTYSMLGHTTKRSWEAERVMEWLKTQEWGLMILDEVHTIPARMFRRVLTIVQAHCKLGLTATLVREDDKIVDLNFLIGPKLYEANWMELQNNGYIAKVQCAEVWCPMSPEFYREYVAIKTKKRILLYTMNPNKFRACQFLIKFHERRNDKIIVFADNVFALKEYAIRLNKPYIYGPTSQGERMQILQNFKHNPKINTIFISKVGDTSFDLPEANVLIQISSHGGSRRQEAQRLGRVLRAKKGMVAEEYNAFFYSLVSQDTQEMAYSTKRQRFLVDQGYSFKVITKLAGMEDEELAFSTREEQQQLLQKVLAATDLDAEEEVVAGEFGSRSSQVSRRFGTMSSMSGADDTVYMEYHSSRGKTSTKHVHPLFKRFRK; translated from the exons ATGGGCAAAAGAGACCGGGGAGACCGCG ATAAGAAGAAGTCTAAGAAGCGGCACTACGAGGATGAAGAAGAAGATGACGACGACGTCCCCGGGAACGACTCTCAGGAAGCGGTCCCCTCGGCGGCTGGGAAGCAGGTGGATGAGTCCGGCACCAAAGTTGATGAATATGGAGCCAAGGACTACAGGCTGCAGATGCCGCTGAAGGACGACCACACCTCGAGGCCCCTCTGGGTG GCTCCTGATGGCCACATCTTCTTAGAAGCCTTCTCTCCGGTTTACAAATATGCTCAAGACTTCCTGGTGGCTATTGCAGAGCCAGTGTGCCGACCAACCCACGTGCATGAGTACAAACTAACTGCCTACTCCCTGTATGCAGCTGTCAGTGTTGGGCTACAAACTAGTGACATCACTGAATACCTCAGGAAGCTCAGCAAGACGGGAGTCCCTGATGGAATTATTCAGTTTATTAAG CTGTGTACTGTCAGCTACGGAAAAGTCAAGCTGGTCCTGAAGCACAACAG GTACTTCGTTGAAAGCTCCCACCCTGATGTCATCCAGCATCTTCTCCAGGATCCGGTGATCCGGGAGTGCCGCCTGCGGAACTCTGATGGGGAGGCCACGGAGCTCATCACAGAGACGTTCACGAGCAAGTCGGCT ATCGCCAAGACTGCTGAGGGCAGTGGTGGGCCTTCCACTTCCCGGGTGACGGACCCACAGGGAAAATCTGATATCCCCACAGACCTGTTTGACTTCTACGAACAAATGGACaaggatgaggaagaagaagaagagacccAGACAGTATCTTTTGAAGTCAAGCAG GAAATGATTGAAGAGCTCCAGAAACGTTGTATCCACCTGGAGTACCCCCTGTTGGCAGAGTATGACTTCCGGAATGATTCTGTTAACCCTGATATCAACATTGACCTGAAACCCACAGCCGTCCTTAGACCTTATCAGGAAAAGAGCTTACGGAAGATGTTTGGGAATGGACGTGCCCGCTCAGGGGTCATCGTTCTTCCTTGTG GTGCCGGCAAGTCCCTGGTTGGTGTGACAGCTGCCTGCACCGTGAGAAAGCGCTGTCTGGTACTGGGCAACTCAGCTGTGTCTGTGGAGCAGTGGAAAGCCCAGTTCAAGATGTGGTCCACCATTGATGACAGCCAGATCTGCCGCTTCACCTCCGATGCCAAGGACAAGCCCATCGGCTGCTCCATTGCCATTAGCACCTACTCCATGCTGGGCCACACCACCAAAAGGTCCTGGGAGGCTGAGCGAGTCATGGAGTGGCTCAAAACTCAGGAGTGGGGCCTCATGATCCTGGATGAAGTACATACCATACCAG CCAGGATGTTCCGACGGGTGCTTACCATCGTGCAGGCCCACTGCAAGCTGGGTTTGACCGCCACCCTCGTCCGGGAAGATGACAAAATTGTCGACTTAAATTTTCTGATTGGCCCCAAGCTCTACGAAGCCAATTGGATGGAGCTGCAGAACAATGGCTACATCGCCAAAGTCCAGTGTGCCGAG GTTTGGTGCCCGATGTCTCCTGAGTTTTACCGGGAGTATGTGGCAATCAAAACCAAGAAACGAATCTTGCTGTATACCATGAACCCCAACAAATTCAGAGCTTGCCAGTTTCTGATCAAGTTTCATGAAAGGAGGAATGACAAGATTATTGTCTTTGCCGACAATGTGTTTGCCCTGAAAGAATATGCCATTAGGCTGAACAA ACCCTATATCTATGGTCCTACATCCCAGGGAGAGAGGATGCAGATTCTCCAGAATTTCAagcacaaccccaaaatcaacaCCATCTTCATATCCAAG GTGGGTGACACATCGTTTGATCTGCCAGAAGCAAATGTTCTCATTCAGATCTCATCTCATGGTGGCTCCCGGCGGCAGGAGGCCCAGAGGCTGGGGCGAGTGCTCCGAGCCAAAAAAG GAATGGTGGCAGAGGAGTACAATGCCTTCTTCTACTCGTTGGTGTCCCAGGACACACAGGAAATGGCTTACTCAACCAAGCGGCAGAGGTTCTTGGTAGACCAGGGTTATAGCTTTAAG GTGATCACAAAGCTGGCTGGTATGGAGGACGAAGAGCTGGCGTTTTCCACGAGGGAAGAGCAACAACAGCTCCTACAGAAGGTCCTGGCAGCCACTGACCTGGATGCAGAGGAAGAGGTGGTGGCAGGAGAATTTGGCTCCAGGTCCAGCCAG GTGTCTCGGCGCTTTGGCACAATGAGCTCTATGTCTGGGGCCGACGACACCGTGTACATGGAGTACCACTCGTCACGGGGCAAGACTTCCACGAAGCACGTGCACCCACTCTTCAAGCGATTCAGGAAATGA